Proteins from one Syntrophorhabdaceae bacterium genomic window:
- a CDS encoding NifU family protein — MKEKVQAAIEKIRPLLQRDGGDIQLVDVVDGIVKVKLQGACGSCPMSAMTLKMGVERQLKQEIPDIKEVVAV, encoded by the coding sequence ATGAAAGAAAAAGTGCAGGCCGCTATCGAGAAGATTCGACCACTCCTGCAGAGAGATGGCGGGGATATCCAACTTGTTGATGTAGTTGATGGGATAGTAAAGGTCAAACTGCAAGGCGCCTGTGGAAGCTGTCCCATGAGCGCGATGACGCTGAAAATGGGCGTGGAAAGACAGCTGAAACAAGAAATTCCGGATATCAAGGAAGTCGTTGCCGTATAA
- a CDS encoding diguanylate cyclase encodes MNSEKRLIVIDDDESLRNVLSEYLNQAGLTVFAYEHVPDLEKMLKEKEPHAILLDIFMPRVPGNEVLKSIKKIDQRIPVIMMTGYADESKRIDSLRGGAYALLTKPFASLEELYYTVNNAMDHYLESIKTRQLSIEVEERYKREKTNLLELDFLKTLQHMIGETEDPSYMLRNVSSLLKSFLQFEYFGVLLAEDGAFDIQVYPHPNEYREKLRFITSVLQREFPEAQGLHDRRSRSRNETERPPDAQAGDQFTVVTKLSTAKDVYGYAGLFRDTPFDVQEELIFERFCSHIALTLEKIRLFREIRVLSVRDGLTGVFNHAYAMGKLESEIDRAKRYSGSFSMILLDVDNFKQINDSYGHLAGDHVLKRISQLIAKNLRTIDVVGRYGGEEFIVILPETDVEKALVAGERLRKAIEAETFSSSGSDVRLTVSLGIAAYEDGKSAHELIKTADDNLYKAKAGGKNRICYEP; translated from the coding sequence ATGAATAGCGAAAAACGGCTCATTGTTATAGATGACGATGAATCACTGAGAAATGTTCTGTCAGAGTATCTGAATCAGGCAGGGCTCACGGTCTTTGCATACGAACACGTGCCCGACCTGGAAAAGATGTTGAAGGAGAAAGAGCCTCACGCCATCCTCCTCGACATATTCATGCCCCGTGTTCCCGGCAACGAGGTGCTCAAAAGCATAAAGAAGATTGATCAACGAATCCCCGTTATTATGATGACGGGGTACGCCGATGAATCGAAAAGGATTGACTCGTTACGAGGCGGTGCGTATGCGCTGCTCACCAAACCGTTTGCCAGCCTCGAAGAACTCTATTATACGGTCAATAACGCCATGGACCATTACCTGGAATCGATCAAAACCAGGCAGTTGAGCATCGAGGTGGAGGAAAGGTACAAGAGAGAGAAGACGAACCTGCTGGAACTCGATTTCCTAAAAACCCTTCAACACATGATAGGGGAGACGGAAGACCCTTCTTATATGCTTCGAAACGTCTCATCCCTGCTAAAATCGTTTTTGCAGTTCGAATATTTTGGCGTGCTTCTGGCTGAAGACGGTGCATTCGATATACAGGTGTATCCTCATCCCAATGAATACAGGGAAAAACTCCGCTTCATCACCTCGGTTCTGCAGAGAGAGTTCCCTGAAGCTCAAGGGCTTCATGACCGTAGATCCCGTTCCAGGAATGAGACGGAAAGACCACCCGATGCTCAAGCGGGAGACCAGTTCACTGTGGTGACAAAGCTCTCTACCGCAAAGGATGTATATGGATACGCCGGGTTATTCAGGGATACGCCCTTCGACGTCCAGGAAGAACTCATCTTCGAGAGGTTCTGTTCCCACATCGCGCTGACTCTCGAAAAGATTCGTCTATTCAGAGAGATCAGGGTACTTTCCGTGCGGGACGGGCTGACCGGGGTCTTCAATCATGCCTATGCCATGGGAAAACTCGAATCCGAAATAGACAGGGCCAAAAGGTATAGCGGGTCGTTCTCTATGATCCTGCTGGACGTGGACAACTTCAAACAGATCAATGATTCTTACGGCCACCTCGCGGGCGATCACGTTTTGAAAAGGATTTCACAACTCATAGCCAAGAATCTCCGAACGATTGATGTGGTGGGAAGATACGGGGGAGAGGAATTCATCGTGATCCTGCCGGAAACAGACGTGGAAAAGGCGCTGGTAGCGGGCGAGAGGCTGAGAAAGGCAATAGAAGCCGAAACGTTCTCCTCATCCGGAAGCGACGTACGGCTTACGGTGAGTTTAGGGATTGCCGCCTATGAAGATGGAAAAAGCGCGCACGAGCTTATTAAAACGGCCGACGATAATCTCTACAAAGCCAAAGCGGGAGGTAAAAACAGAATCTGCTATGAACCATGA
- a CDS encoding M20/M25/M40 family metallo-hydrolase translates to MNHDHDIVQLTRQFLRINTTNPPGNEEEAVLFLEAILKKEGIGSTVFSPSSGRANIMARIEGKRKGKPVILLSHIDVVPASLDEWEHDPFGGELVDGFVYGRGAIDMKTQAVCQLLAFIEYGKCGVTPQRDIIFLATCDEEVGGKYGVEYMLKKVPQLRNASFVLSEGGFIKESQGFSHAQVSVAEKKLSRFALKATGTGGHGSVPHKDSANEKIIKACARIISYEWPIRPTAVSSAYLHGIFKGEKKKGYTFKSIEEALKNKRFREALEAVPLYNAQLKNTVTPTILKGGERINVIPTQSSAHFDARLLPIQKRESFFRKIEKLAGRDVRVVREDESISEPTPSGYDNRYFRGMSAVIKTTERYDLAVLPYITTGATDLRYFRDLGITAYGFFPVTLSDDEILRMHGKNERISVENIHRGLSGVYEIVKFLGSQDAP, encoded by the coding sequence ATGAACCATGACCACGACATCGTGCAACTGACGCGACAATTCCTGCGGATCAACACGACCAATCCGCCGGGCAATGAAGAAGAGGCGGTGCTCTTTCTTGAGGCGATTCTCAAGAAAGAAGGTATCGGCTCGACAGTTTTTTCGCCCTCTTCAGGCAGGGCCAACATTATGGCGAGGATCGAGGGAAAAAGAAAGGGTAAGCCCGTCATACTCTTGAGCCATATAGACGTGGTGCCTGCGAGCCTAGACGAGTGGGAGCACGATCCTTTCGGAGGGGAACTCGTGGATGGTTTTGTCTATGGACGGGGCGCCATCGATATGAAGACGCAGGCCGTCTGCCAGTTGCTCGCTTTTATCGAGTATGGTAAATGCGGCGTGACCCCGCAAAGGGATATAATCTTCCTTGCAACCTGTGATGAAGAGGTGGGAGGAAAATACGGGGTCGAGTATATGCTAAAGAAGGTACCTCAACTCAGAAATGCCTCTTTTGTGTTGAGCGAAGGCGGTTTTATCAAAGAGAGCCAGGGCTTTTCCCATGCCCAGGTTTCGGTGGCCGAGAAGAAGCTCAGCCGGTTCGCGCTAAAGGCAACGGGCACAGGTGGACACGGTTCGGTCCCTCACAAAGATAGCGCTAACGAGAAGATTATCAAGGCTTGTGCGCGGATCATTTCCTACGAGTGGCCCATCAGGCCCACGGCTGTTTCATCGGCTTACCTCCATGGCATTTTTAAAGGCGAAAAAAAGAAAGGGTATACCTTCAAAAGTATCGAAGAAGCGTTGAAGAACAAAAGGTTCAGAGAGGCGCTCGAAGCGGTCCCTCTTTACAACGCCCAGCTTAAGAACACCGTTACGCCCACGATACTTAAAGGGGGCGAGAGGATTAACGTCATACCGACGCAATCTTCCGCACACTTCGATGCGAGACTCTTGCCAATACAGAAGCGTGAAAGTTTCTTCAGGAAGATAGAAAAGCTAGCCGGAAGGGATGTACGAGTGGTTCGTGAGGACGAGTCGATCAGCGAGCCCACACCTTCGGGTTACGACAACCGATATTTCAGAGGCATGAGCGCGGTTATAAAAACCACGGAAAGATACGACCTGGCGGTTTTGCCTTATATTACCACGGGGGCAACAGATTTGAGATACTTCAGGGATCTGGGTATAACGGCCTACGGATTTTTCCCTGTTACTCTTTCAGATGATGAGATCCTTCGAATGCATGGAAAGAACGAAAGAATTTCGGTAGAAAACATTCACAGGGGCTTAAGCGGGGTCTATGAAATAGTCAAATTCCTGGGCTCGCAGGATGCCCCGTAA
- a CDS encoding pitrilysin family protein, producing MNINFFDNGLETILERRRNTGVVAAQVWVKVGSKYEDQKIAGITHFIEHLIFKGTKKLKGNAFAARIESLGGAVNAFTSYDNTVYHITVPAKAFEDGVGLLIESVMNPAFPQEEIEKERNVVLEEIKMGEDDPQRKLFNELFSVSYKGHPYGRPIIGFTGTVEGITRPTILRYYKKHYTPDNMTVVVVGDFNEESARAIIGRTLGRTERRASHGFSLTETMIAQEGARVSVIEKDVRERYLALSYRIPSISHEDTAAIEVLGTILGDGESSRLNKSLKREKGILTNTATYIFSPRESGLLVIYATFKDGEYDPIVREIDNELEKIKTGHVTDWELEKAKNMLRASYVYSEETVQGKARQIGNFQTVTGDAHFLDKFLNRIDRVSQADVKKVFENYLLQKNRSIVLLKPKQEGNPHALELRNGLKCVVNRNEAAPSFSFRIGFVGGLKEEPPGKNGIFNLLSRMLLKDTAKKDASAIAAEIDFLAGDISPYNGRNLFGLSGKFLSKDADKVMLLVKEILTETVLRQEELTKVKEEALSEIRQRDDDPVAYTFTRFNEAFYKGHPYSKDPMGAENDVEGVTIEELNIFYKRFVTPSHAVMAVSGDLDKKELFRFVEEYFTDWKGETNTIVELRHSASAQRAALQRQIMQTHVVLGFPGPGLIDEDRYAVEVLDATLSGMGGRIHRVLREENPYAYAVTFFNQQAYEVSAMGIYIGTDPDHVKDVERLSEEEIGNIIRNGFSDKEIEDGKSYLIGNHYIRMQSNGAMATNMCFDTMYGMKPGFFKGYPSRIEKVTKDDVNRVARTYLTRDKLVEVTVGKK from the coding sequence ATGAATATCAACTTTTTTGACAACGGATTAGAAACGATTCTTGAGCGACGCAGGAATACGGGGGTTGTAGCGGCCCAGGTTTGGGTGAAGGTAGGCAGCAAATATGAAGATCAGAAGATTGCCGGTATCACCCACTTTATCGAGCACCTTATCTTCAAGGGAACGAAGAAACTGAAGGGAAATGCCTTTGCCGCGCGCATCGAATCTCTCGGAGGGGCGGTGAACGCCTTCACGTCATATGACAACACGGTCTATCACATCACTGTCCCGGCCAAAGCCTTTGAAGACGGCGTGGGTCTTCTCATTGAATCCGTAATGAACCCTGCCTTCCCACAGGAAGAGATCGAGAAAGAGAGAAATGTTGTGCTCGAAGAGATCAAGATGGGCGAGGACGATCCACAGAGAAAACTCTTTAACGAATTATTCTCCGTCAGTTATAAGGGCCATCCCTATGGCAGGCCGATTATCGGGTTCACCGGCACTGTAGAGGGCATAACCAGGCCGACCATTCTCCGTTACTATAAGAAACATTATACACCGGATAACATGACCGTGGTTGTGGTCGGTGATTTTAATGAAGAGAGTGCCAGGGCCATCATCGGAAGGACGCTGGGAAGGACCGAGAGAAGGGCCTCTCACGGGTTCTCTCTCACTGAGACCATGATTGCGCAAGAGGGCGCGCGCGTGAGCGTGATCGAAAAAGACGTGAGAGAGCGTTATCTTGCTCTTTCATATCGCATCCCCTCCATAAGCCACGAAGACACAGCAGCCATAGAGGTGCTGGGCACCATACTCGGAGATGGCGAGAGTTCACGCCTCAATAAGTCGCTCAAGCGAGAAAAGGGCATCCTCACCAATACAGCGACCTATATATTCAGCCCCAGGGAGAGCGGACTGCTCGTCATCTATGCCACATTCAAGGATGGAGAGTACGATCCGATCGTACGGGAGATCGATAACGAACTGGAGAAGATTAAGACCGGTCACGTCACCGACTGGGAGCTTGAAAAGGCGAAAAATATGCTCAGAGCATCGTATGTCTATTCCGAGGAAACGGTCCAGGGTAAGGCCAGACAGATCGGCAATTTTCAAACCGTAACAGGCGACGCCCATTTTCTCGATAAGTTCTTAAACCGCATAGATCGAGTGAGCCAGGCCGATGTAAAAAAGGTTTTTGAGAACTACCTCCTGCAGAAGAACCGCAGCATCGTTTTGCTCAAACCCAAACAGGAAGGCAACCCTCATGCGCTCGAGTTAAGAAACGGCCTTAAATGCGTGGTTAATAGAAATGAGGCTGCGCCGAGCTTTTCTTTCCGGATCGGCTTCGTCGGCGGGCTCAAGGAGGAGCCTCCGGGTAAGAATGGCATATTTAACCTGCTCTCCAGAATGCTTCTCAAAGACACCGCCAAAAAGGACGCCTCGGCCATCGCGGCTGAGATCGATTTTCTCGCCGGGGACATAAGCCCTTACAACGGGAGGAATCTCTTCGGGCTCTCGGGTAAGTTTCTGAGTAAAGATGCGGACAAAGTCATGCTTCTCGTGAAAGAAATCCTCACGGAAACAGTTTTGAGGCAGGAAGAGCTGACCAAAGTTAAGGAAGAAGCGTTATCGGAGATTCGCCAGAGAGACGACGACCCGGTGGCGTACACGTTTACTCGTTTTAACGAAGCGTTTTATAAAGGCCATCCATACAGCAAAGATCCCATGGGCGCGGAAAACGACGTTGAGGGGGTCACGATCGAGGAACTGAACATTTTCTACAAACGGTTTGTCACGCCATCACACGCGGTCATGGCCGTATCGGGCGATCTCGATAAGAAAGAGCTCTTCCGGTTTGTTGAAGAGTATTTCACAGATTGGAAGGGAGAAACGAATACGATAGTAGAGCTCCGTCATAGCGCGTCCGCTCAAAGGGCGGCCCTTCAAAGACAGATCATGCAGACCCACGTGGTTCTCGGTTTTCCCGGCCCGGGCTTGATCGACGAGGACCGCTACGCCGTGGAAGTGCTCGACGCAACCCTCTCAGGCATGGGCGGGCGTATCCACAGGGTACTGCGCGAGGAAAATCCTTACGCATACGCCGTAACCTTCTTCAACCAGCAGGCATACGAAGTATCGGCCATGGGTATCTATATAGGCACCGATCCGGATCACGTGAAAGACGTGGAGCGTCTCTCGGAGGAAGAGATTGGAAACATCATTCGGAACGGGTTTAGCGACAAGGAAATCGAAGATGGTAAGAGCTATCTCATCGGTAACCATTATATTAGAATGCAGTCAAACGGGGCTATGGCCACGAATATGTGCTTCGATACGATGTACGGTATGAAACCGGGCTTCTTCAAGGGATATCCTTCACGCATCGAGAAGGTCACTAAAGACGATGTGAACCGTGTGGCCCGAACGTATCTTACCCGAGACAAGTTAGTTGAAGTGACCGTGGGTAAGAAATAA